In Sphingomonas sp. SUN019, one genomic interval encodes:
- a CDS encoding SOS response-associated peptidase family protein → MTRLYSLAACLADIEAQFGAGGSDIVVPTETIEGDPGLVVLERDGRRLLKSMSWGFPRLTSEMRLRGDPPGRIGLVADLTNPMWDKLVVDPRYRCLIPLTDFANPHGDPGAKKRSWFSVKGEQLLAWAGFCRNTLEFGPVYTGMTMTANAVVEPYNDRMPVLLGPAEYDRWLHGAIQDVIGFQFRPPVGADRMTIKHTDDLWKSGKVPPSFLPQPTML, encoded by the coding sequence ATGACCCGATTGTATTCGCTGGCGGCGTGCCTGGCGGATATCGAAGCGCAATTCGGTGCGGGTGGAAGCGACATCGTCGTTCCGACCGAAACGATCGAAGGCGATCCGGGATTGGTCGTGCTGGAGCGCGACGGCCGGCGGCTGCTCAAGTCGATGAGCTGGGGATTTCCACGATTGACCAGCGAAATGCGGCTGCGCGGCGATCCGCCCGGCCGAATCGGCTTGGTCGCCGACCTCACCAATCCGATGTGGGACAAGCTCGTCGTCGATCCGCGCTACCGCTGTCTGATCCCGCTCACCGATTTCGCTAATCCCCACGGCGATCCCGGTGCGAAGAAGCGCAGCTGGTTCTCAGTAAAGGGCGAGCAGCTGCTCGCCTGGGCGGGCTTTTGCCGCAACACTCTGGAATTTGGGCCGGTCTATACCGGCATGACGATGACCGCCAACGCGGTGGTCGAACCGTACAACGACCGGATGCCCGTTCTGCTCGGTCCTGCCGAATACGACCGTTGGCTGCACGGCGCGATCCAGGACGTCATCGGTTTCCAGTTCCGGCCTCCGGTCGGCGCGGACCGGATGACGATCAAGCACACCGACGATCTTTGGAAAAGCGGCAAGGTGCCGCCCAGTTTCCTGCCCCAGCCGACGATGCTCTGA
- a CDS encoding error-prone DNA polymerase produces MCAERDDDGASRYVELQVTTHFSFLRGASSPEELFAAAAVLGLPALGIVDRNSVAGIVRAWDAEKTTGVRAIVGCRLDLTDGTALLIYPTSRTAYSGMCRLLSVGKGRAGKGACHLGWDDVSEWSDGLIAMLAPDRADAATEAAVARTRRIFGDRAYLALAIRRHPRDAVRLRDLAAIAAAARVPTVATGDILYHAPDRRLLQDVVTCIRGKCTIDQLGDRRERVADRHLKPAAEMARLFRRYLKDTSPVARSVELAARCTFSLEELKYQYPDETRVPGRTPQQELERLTWAKAPERYPEGLDGKVRAQLEHELRLIAQLDYAPYFLTVHAIVAFARSRDILCQGRGSAANSAVCYVLGVTSIDPVRSELLFERFVSAERREPPDIDVDFEHERREEVIQWIYETYGRTRSALTAVVTRYRARGAVREVGKALGLSEDATAGLASSVWGWSREGVEEKHAVELNMDLGDRRLALTLDLARQLINTPRHLSQHPGGFVLTRDRLDELVPIEPAAMEDRQVIEWDKDDIDALGFMKVDVLALGMLSCMRRAFEFLETDKGLKVDLATIPAEDPATYAMIRKADTLGVFQIESRAQMASIPLMAPRTFYDLVIQVAIVRPGPIQGDMVHPYRRRRNGQEEVTYPTPELRRVLEKTLGVPLFQEQAMRVAIECAGFTASEADLLRRAMATFKLTGGVSHFRDKLIEGMVARGYERAFAEKTFKQIEGFGSYGFPESHAASFALIAYASSWMKCHHPDAFCAALLNAQPMGFYAPAQIVRDARNHGVDVRPIDVNASRWDCTLEDTGGSYKAVRLGLRMARDLANADAAAIVTARGDDPYTSVEEIQRRAGVGRGALDRISDADGFGSLGAGRRAGLWDVKGLGDAALPLFAAADTRDGRLRQEAIEPTVMLAPMGEGAEVVEDYRASGLSLRAHPLAFLRDELTARRMITCAELHSVRDGRYVELAGIVLLRQKPGSAKGVMFITLEDETEVANLVVWTKIFEANRRTVLAASMMGVRGQVQREGEVIHVIARRLDDLSPLLASVGGRADVANIYRMARADGAKNGGGPDYRDPAERPLGKGPRDIYIPDLRLGSGIIPGQPTEGIKVKPRDFR; encoded by the coding sequence ATGTGTGCGGAACGCGATGACGACGGCGCATCTCGGTACGTCGAACTGCAGGTCACAACCCATTTCAGTTTCCTGCGCGGCGCCTCGTCGCCCGAGGAACTGTTCGCCGCGGCCGCGGTGCTCGGTCTCCCCGCGCTCGGGATCGTCGATCGCAATTCGGTCGCCGGGATCGTCCGCGCATGGGATGCCGAGAAGACCACCGGCGTGCGCGCGATCGTCGGCTGCCGGCTCGACCTGACGGACGGCACCGCGCTGCTGATCTATCCGACGAGCCGGACCGCCTATAGCGGGATGTGCCGGTTGCTCAGCGTCGGCAAGGGCCGGGCCGGCAAGGGCGCGTGTCACCTGGGTTGGGACGACGTTTCGGAATGGAGCGATGGGCTGATCGCGATGCTGGCGCCCGATCGCGCCGACGCCGCCACCGAGGCGGCGGTCGCCAGGACTAGGCGCATCTTCGGGGATCGCGCCTATCTCGCATTGGCGATCCGGCGTCATCCACGCGACGCCGTCCGGCTGCGCGATCTGGCGGCGATCGCGGCGGCGGCGCGGGTGCCGACCGTCGCGACCGGCGATATCCTCTACCATGCGCCCGACCGCAGGCTATTGCAGGACGTCGTCACCTGCATTCGCGGGAAATGCACGATCGACCAGCTCGGCGACCGGCGCGAACGCGTCGCCGACCGGCATCTCAAACCTGCGGCGGAAATGGCGCGGCTGTTCCGGCGTTATCTGAAGGATACCAGCCCGGTGGCGCGCAGCGTCGAGCTGGCCGCGCGCTGCACGTTCAGCCTCGAGGAGCTGAAGTACCAATATCCCGACGAAACGCGCGTGCCCGGCCGCACCCCGCAACAGGAACTCGAGCGGCTGACTTGGGCCAAGGCGCCCGAGCGTTATCCCGAGGGTCTCGACGGTAAGGTGCGCGCTCAGCTCGAACACGAACTGCGGCTGATCGCCCAACTCGACTATGCGCCCTATTTCCTGACCGTCCACGCGATCGTCGCGTTCGCGCGCAGCCGCGACATTCTGTGCCAAGGCCGCGGCTCGGCGGCCAATTCGGCGGTCTGCTACGTGCTCGGCGTCACCTCGATCGACCCGGTCCGGTCGGAATTGCTGTTCGAGCGGTTCGTCTCGGCCGAGCGCCGCGAGCCGCCCGACATCGACGTCGATTTCGAGCACGAGCGCCGCGAGGAAGTGATCCAGTGGATCTACGAGACCTATGGCCGCACGCGCTCGGCGCTGACCGCGGTCGTCACCCGCTACCGCGCGCGCGGGGCGGTGCGCGAGGTCGGCAAAGCGCTGGGACTGAGCGAGGACGCGACCGCCGGCCTCGCGTCCTCGGTCTGGGGCTGGAGCCGCGAGGGCGTCGAGGAGAAGCATGCCGTCGAACTCAACATGGACCTCGGCGACCGCCGCCTGGCGCTCACGCTCGATCTGGCGCGGCAGTTGATCAACACGCCGCGGCATCTGTCGCAGCATCCCGGCGGGTTCGTACTGACCCGCGACCGGCTGGACGAGCTGGTGCCGATCGAGCCCGCCGCGATGGAAGATCGCCAGGTCATCGAATGGGACAAGGACGATATCGACGCGCTGGGCTTTATGAAGGTCGATGTGCTCGCACTCGGCATGCTGTCGTGCATGCGCCGCGCCTTCGAGTTTCTCGAAACCGACAAGGGTCTGAAGGTCGATCTCGCGACGATACCGGCCGAAGACCCGGCGACCTATGCGATGATCCGCAAGGCTGACACGCTGGGCGTGTTCCAGATCGAGAGCCGCGCGCAGATGGCGTCGATCCCGTTGATGGCGCCGCGCACCTTCTACGACCTCGTCATCCAGGTCGCGATCGTCCGGCCCGGCCCGATTCAGGGCGACATGGTCCATCCCTACCGCCGCCGGCGCAACGGCCAGGAGGAAGTGACCTATCCAACCCCGGAGCTGCGCCGCGTGCTCGAGAAGACGCTCGGCGTGCCCCTCTTTCAAGAGCAGGCGATGCGGGTCGCGATCGAATGCGCTGGCTTTACCGCCAGTGAAGCCGATCTGCTGCGCCGCGCGATGGCGACCTTCAAGCTGACCGGCGGCGTCTCGCATTTCCGCGACAAGCTGATCGAAGGCATGGTCGCGCGCGGGTACGAGCGCGCGTTCGCCGAGAAGACGTTCAAGCAGATCGAGGGATTCGGCTCCTACGGCTTTCCCGAAAGCCACGCCGCGAGCTTCGCGCTGATCGCCTACGCTTCGTCGTGGATGAAATGCCATCATCCCGACGCTTTCTGCGCGGCGCTGCTCAACGCGCAGCCAATGGGCTTCTACGCGCCGGCGCAGATCGTCCGCGATGCCCGCAACCACGGCGTCGACGTGCGGCCGATCGACGTCAATGCGAGCCGCTGGGATTGCACGCTGGAAGACACCGGTGGGTCCTACAAGGCGGTGCGGCTCGGGCTGCGGATGGCGCGCGACCTGGCCAACGCCGATGCGGCCGCGATCGTCACGGCGCGCGGCGACGATCCGTACACGTCGGTCGAGGAAATCCAGCGCCGCGCCGGAGTCGGTCGCGGCGCGCTCGACCGGATCAGCGATGCCGATGGGTTCGGCTCGCTCGGCGCGGGCCGGCGCGCCGGGCTATGGGACGTGAAGGGGTTGGGCGATGCCGCTCTGCCGCTGTTCGCCGCGGCGGACACGCGCGACGGTCGGCTGCGGCAGGAGGCGATCGAGCCGACGGTGATGCTGGCGCCGATGGGCGAAGGGGCCGAAGTGGTCGAGGATTATCGCGCATCGGGCCTGAGCCTGCGGGCACACCCGCTTGCGTTCCTGCGTGACGAACTGACGGCGCGCCGCATGATTACGTGCGCGGAACTCCATTCGGTCAGGGACGGTCGCTATGTCGAACTCGCCGGGATCGTCCTCCTTCGCCAGAAGCCCGGCTCGGCCAAGGGGGTGATGTTCATCACGTTGGAGGACGAAACCGAGGTCGCCAATCTCGTCGTCTGGACCAAGATTTTCGAGGCCAACCGCCGCACCGTATTGGCTGCATCGATGATGGGGGTGCGCGGCCAAGTGCAGCGCGAGGGCGAGGTCATCCATGTGATCGCCCGACGGCTCGACGATCTGTCGCCGTTGCTGGCCAGCGTCGGCGGACGGGCGGACGTCGCCAATATTTATCGCATGGCGCGCGCCGACGGCGCGAAGAATGGCGGCGGTCCCGATTACCGTGACCCCGCGGAACGACCGCTCGGCAAGGGGCCGCGCGACATCTATATTCCCGATCTCCGGCTGGGGTCGGGCATCATTCCGGGCCAGCCGACCGAGGGGATCAAGGTCAAGCCGCGCGACTTCCGTTGA
- a CDS encoding DNA polymerase Y family protein, with translation MRRVVSVYLPHWSTDRLRRKTAKPPPDARAPSAPLVTALAEHGRRVVATTDAAARALGIAPGMTITKARSFTRELDVIDADPAADLDGLRRLALWAGQRYAPIVAPDPPDGFWLDVTGCASLFDTERALIKDLHRRIAGFGLAVQIAVADTAGCAHAVARHVPAGRPITIEPGDHRKAIALLPIAALRVDVGLVDGLRKLGFERIEQLIGTPRAPLAKRFGRTLHRRLDQALGFVPEPIEAIFPEYLPCCRRGFMEPLVTAEAFGQVIADLASDIAEQLVCISKGARRLDCYFHRVDGHNQAIRIGTAAPSRDAAHLAKLLAAKIETIDPGLGIEAMTLVAPLVETLGALQGEGLESVAKRGPDLAGLVDALANRFGQGRLYRTIPQASAMPERSIARAPALCVPGGATWHDDLPRPSRMLNPPEAIDVTAMLPDHPPAMFVWRGKRFRVAQADGPERLYGEWWRDAGIEIDRPYTVRDYFQVETISGGRYWLFRLGDGENAATGAMRWFVHGAFA, from the coding sequence ATGCGCAGGGTCGTATCGGTCTATCTACCGCACTGGTCGACCGACCGGTTGCGGCGGAAGACCGCCAAGCCGCCGCCTGACGCGCGCGCGCCGTCCGCGCCGCTGGTGACCGCGCTGGCCGAGCATGGCCGACGCGTCGTCGCCACCACCGACGCGGCGGCGCGGGCGCTCGGCATCGCGCCCGGCATGACCATCACCAAGGCGCGATCGTTCACCCGCGAACTGGACGTGATCGACGCCGACCCCGCCGCTGATCTCGACGGCCTGCGCCGACTCGCGCTGTGGGCCGGGCAGCGGTACGCACCCATTGTCGCGCCCGATCCGCCCGACGGGTTCTGGCTCGACGTAACCGGCTGCGCCTCGCTGTTCGACACCGAACGCGCGCTGATCAAGGATCTGCATCGCCGGATCGCGGGGTTCGGACTTGCGGTGCAGATTGCCGTCGCGGACACGGCCGGTTGCGCCCACGCGGTCGCGCGGCATGTGCCGGCCGGGCGGCCGATTACGATCGAGCCGGGCGACCACCGCAAGGCGATCGCCTTGCTGCCGATCGCGGCGCTTCGCGTCGACGTCGGCTTGGTCGATGGGCTGCGCAAGCTGGGCTTCGAACGGATCGAGCAACTGATCGGCACCCCGCGCGCGCCGCTCGCCAAGCGGTTCGGACGGACGCTTCACCGTCGCCTCGACCAAGCGCTCGGGTTCGTCCCCGAGCCGATCGAGGCGATCTTTCCCGAGTACCTCCCGTGCTGCCGACGGGGGTTCATGGAGCCGCTCGTGACCGCCGAAGCATTTGGTCAGGTGATCGCCGATCTGGCCAGTGACATCGCCGAGCAGCTCGTTTGCATCAGCAAGGGCGCGCGGCGTCTCGACTGCTATTTCCACCGTGTCGATGGGCACAATCAGGCGATCCGGATCGGCACCGCCGCGCCATCACGCGACGCCGCCCACCTCGCCAAACTGCTTGCCGCGAAGATCGAGACGATTGATCCGGGCCTCGGCATCGAAGCGATGACCCTCGTCGCGCCGCTTGTCGAGACGCTGGGCGCCCTGCAGGGCGAAGGTCTAGAAAGCGTGGCCAAGCGCGGCCCCGACCTCGCCGGGCTGGTCGATGCACTCGCCAACCGGTTCGGTCAGGGCCGCCTGTACCGCACGATCCCGCAGGCAAGCGCGATGCCCGAACGCTCGATCGCGCGCGCGCCCGCACTGTGCGTCCCCGGGGGCGCGACATGGCACGACGATCTGCCACGCCCGAGCCGGATGCTGAACCCACCCGAGGCGATCGACGTGACTGCGATGCTGCCCGACCATCCTCCTGCGATGTTCGTGTGGCGCGGGAAACGGTTCCGCGTCGCGCAGGCCGATGGCCCGGAGCGGCTGTACGGCGAATGGTGGCGCGACGCCGGGATCGAGATCGACCGCCCCTATACCGTTCGCGACTATTTCCAGGTCGAGACCATCAGCGGAGGCCGCTACTGGTTGTTCCGGCTCGGCGACGGTGAAAATGCGGCGACCGGCGCGATGCGCTGGTTCGTCCACGGTGCGTTCGCGTGA
- a CDS encoding ImuA family protein, with translation MHHVTILAELRARIAVVEGPQTHRAAIPFGVEMLDQRLPGGGLATGALHEVAGSPELADDASATIFLAGILARTEGPVFWCLRWRDLFAPALHLAGLHPDRVIHVEAGSDSGVLLAMEECLRHAGIAGVVGEVTKYPTTASKRLQLAAEGSGVTAFVFRRASKIEVAAEGTAAVTRWRITAAPSEALGIPSLGRPRWQVALERVRGGEPRQWIVEGCDAQGRIGLSTALVDRPVAAEDRQAAA, from the coding sequence ATGCACCATGTCACTATCCTCGCTGAACTGCGCGCTCGCATCGCCGTGGTCGAGGGGCCGCAGACGCATCGTGCGGCCATTCCGTTCGGAGTCGAGATGCTCGACCAGCGGCTCCCCGGCGGCGGTCTTGCGACGGGCGCTCTGCACGAGGTGGCAGGGAGTCCCGAACTGGCCGACGATGCGAGTGCGACGATCTTTCTCGCTGGAATCCTCGCACGCACCGAGGGGCCCGTCTTCTGGTGCCTGCGCTGGCGCGACCTGTTCGCGCCGGCGCTGCATCTCGCCGGACTTCATCCGGACCGCGTGATTCACGTCGAGGCGGGCAGCGACTCGGGCGTCCTGCTCGCGATGGAGGAATGCCTGCGGCACGCCGGCATCGCCGGCGTCGTTGGCGAGGTCACCAAATATCCGACCACCGCCTCCAAACGGCTCCAGCTGGCGGCGGAAGGATCGGGTGTCACCGCCTTCGTCTTCCGCCGCGCGTCGAAGATCGAGGTCGCGGCCGAAGGCACGGCGGCGGTCACCCGCTGGCGCATCACCGCCGCGCCGAGCGAAGCGCTCGGCATCCCGAGCCTCGGCCGGCCGCGCTGGCAGGTCGCTCTCGAACGCGTGCGGGGCGGCGAGCCGCGGCAATGGATCGTGGAGGGATGCGATGCGCAGGGTCGTATCGGTCTATCTACCGCACTGGTCGACCGACCGGTTGCGGCGGAAGACCGCCAAGCCGCCGCCTGA
- a CDS encoding GntR family transcriptional regulator: MARGRRAEIGDSSASKGDAMTQGGGTSEAVYVRLKAALVDGAIESHARLDIAKIAHEFEVSPTPVREAAMRLLGEGLLESHPRGGMRPLLISEVHLRALLEVHARLLLLAIDWAPPETIANIQAPQVWDEDGDYDELFDAIARAPGNTEFAAILSRLGERLAAFRLVEQEIFPDVAVEIETMRAAMTSGSAASLRRCLRAYHRRRMAHAAQLAWLAARKHIVASDE; encoded by the coding sequence TTGGCGCGCGGCCGCCGCGCCGAGATCGGCGACAGTTCGGCATCAAAGGGCGATGCAATGACGCAGGGAGGCGGCACGAGCGAGGCGGTTTACGTGCGGCTGAAGGCCGCGCTCGTCGACGGAGCAATCGAGTCACATGCAAGGTTGGATATTGCGAAAATCGCTCACGAGTTCGAGGTGTCGCCGACACCCGTCCGAGAAGCGGCGATGCGATTGCTCGGCGAAGGACTGCTAGAATCTCACCCGCGCGGCGGCATGCGCCCGCTGCTGATCTCGGAAGTTCACCTGCGGGCCCTCCTCGAAGTACACGCCCGTCTCCTGCTGCTCGCGATCGATTGGGCACCACCGGAAACGATCGCCAACATCCAGGCACCCCAAGTCTGGGACGAGGATGGCGACTACGACGAATTGTTTGATGCCATCGCGCGAGCACCCGGGAATACCGAATTTGCTGCGATATTAAGTCGCCTCGGCGAGCGACTGGCAGCGTTCCGTCTCGTCGAACAGGAAATTTTTCCTGATGTCGCCGTTGAGATTGAGACGATGCGCGCCGCGATGACTTCCGGCTCTGCCGCGAGCTTGCGACGTTGCCTCAGAGCCTACCACCGCCGGCGCATGGCCCACGCCGCACAACTCGCCTGGCTAGCGGCACGCAAGCACATCGTGGCCTCAGACGAATGA
- a CDS encoding LuxR C-terminal-related transcriptional regulator — MDDSQLPLLAERHRKVLRLYRERFRLKEIARELSLSENSVNTYLTEAVQILGAPGRRAAADALARFEDPSRNSRYRPSVPEIPPELIVPPEPQRRDDAAKSDGFLPLRPIDGAPNSLPAHARLLWIVALLVTLVVGVAIAVAIYTVYVKPMERLLR; from the coding sequence ATGGACGATAGTCAGCTTCCACTCCTTGCCGAGCGCCATCGCAAAGTCCTCAGGCTCTACCGCGAGCGGTTCCGGCTAAAGGAGATCGCGCGCGAGTTGTCGCTGAGCGAGAATTCCGTGAACACCTACCTGACCGAGGCAGTTCAGATCCTTGGTGCGCCCGGGCGTCGCGCTGCCGCGGACGCTTTAGCCAGATTTGAAGACCCCTCTCGAAATTCGAGGTATCGACCTTCGGTACCTGAAATTCCTCCCGAACTGATCGTACCACCGGAACCGCAGAGACGGGATGACGCCGCCAAAAGCGACGGCTTTCTGCCGCTGCGCCCGATCGACGGGGCACCGAACAGCCTCCCGGCTCACGCCCGGCTGCTGTGGATTGTCGCGCTCTTGGTGACGCTGGTCGTCGGCGTCGCCATCGCGGTCGCGATCTACACGGTCTATGTGAAACCGATGGAGCGTCTGCTTCGGTGA
- a CDS encoding MarR family transcriptional regulator, whose protein sequence is MRALFSRARPPSVSTTVTLDDSRNGQLSDNLRSRFLAEAALATWILRQRRKREDVLGAHHFADPSWDIMLDLFSAQVHGEKVATSSLIVAANVSQSTALRRIRRLVRDGDLVAERDPHDGRRTFVRLSCDLFERIGGLLRQWQVLKG, encoded by the coding sequence ATGCGCGCCCTGTTCTCGCGCGCGAGACCGCCGAGTGTTTCCACGACCGTGACCCTCGATGACTCCAGAAATGGGCAGTTGTCCGATAATCTCCGCTCGCGCTTTCTTGCGGAGGCTGCTTTGGCGACCTGGATTCTTCGTCAGAGGCGCAAGCGCGAGGATGTGCTCGGTGCACATCATTTCGCCGACCCCAGCTGGGATATCATGCTCGACCTGTTTTCAGCGCAGGTACATGGCGAGAAAGTCGCAACATCGAGCCTGATCGTCGCCGCCAACGTTTCCCAAAGCACGGCGCTCCGACGAATCCGCCGGCTCGTTCGCGACGGCGATCTTGTTGCGGAGCGAGATCCGCATGATGGCCGCCGCACGTTCGTGCGCCTGTCCTGCGATCTATTCGAGCGAATTGGTGGTCTGTTGCGGCAATGGCAGGTCCTGAAGGGCTGA
- a CDS encoding benenodin family lasso peptide, translating into MKRTNESRRIVDLGRASRETKGAGFIERDVAGLKVGTGLSTD; encoded by the coding sequence ATGAAGCGCACGAACGAAAGCCGACGGATCGTCGATCTCGGCCGGGCCAGCCGCGAGACCAAGGGCGCGGGGTTCATCGAGCGTGATGTCGCCGGCCTGAAGGTGGGCACCGGCCTCTCGACCGACTGA
- a CDS encoding lasso peptide biosynthesis B2 protein: MSLAITRGHAIFLDQEADRYFALPDRENQSLIDLLDGLDIGIDARHRLAEATGVIARRDVFLAMMAAPSHWRPRADNSAALPMSKLRLRDRLDAILERAKASVLLRVVGLERTLARITRMRRRRHAHENDLARVIAAQRWLDQHLSAADACLTRSLALVRCARARGCDVQLVIGVKTSPFEAHCWVQTGDCILNDDIDRIAPFTPIVILP, from the coding sequence TTGTCGCTCGCCATCACGCGCGGTCACGCGATTTTTCTCGACCAAGAGGCGGATCGCTACTTTGCTTTGCCAGATCGGGAAAACCAGAGTCTGATTGACCTGCTGGACGGCTTGGACATCGGGATCGACGCTCGGCATCGCTTGGCCGAGGCGACGGGTGTTATCGCACGACGCGATGTCTTCCTGGCCATGATGGCGGCCCCATCACACTGGCGGCCACGAGCCGACAACAGCGCGGCGCTCCCAATGTCAAAGTTGAGGTTGCGCGACCGGCTCGATGCGATTCTGGAGCGCGCGAAAGCGTCGGTGTTGCTTCGGGTTGTCGGGTTGGAGCGCACGCTCGCCCGCATTACTCGGATGCGCCGCCGCCGTCATGCGCATGAGAACGATTTGGCGCGCGTTATTGCTGCGCAACGCTGGCTCGATCAGCATCTCAGCGCCGCCGACGCGTGCCTGACGCGCTCGCTTGCGCTCGTACGGTGCGCTCGCGCCAGGGGCTGCGACGTCCAGTTGGTGATCGGCGTCAAGACGAGCCCGTTCGAAGCCCATTGTTGGGTCCAGACGGGAGACTGCATCCTGAACGACGATATCGATCGGATTGCGCCGTTCACCCCGATTGTCATTCTCCCATGA
- a CDS encoding asparagine synthase-related protein — translation MTTDYIAIMSPDGSDALAEERKRVRPGYQVAVDRPGLLVLTTAPTDIVAMMGGDGVAIGTMFDRSGREAVATIDRPASATAHDSGGASLLAQFWGGFVAIISDPDGGVSIIRDPSGEVPCYWSEYGGVTVATSQPRDWIDNYRRVDFDWTTVVGHLLWPERRNRQTCLAGLCELMPGERLVVRPSETRVDPIWQPWRFTVPELRIDEREDAIELVRRATLNTVAGWCRRYPRSLVSLSGGLDSSIVLAAAQAHTIAAVTIMTDEPIGDERQYARAAADYCAVPLIERSLHIDTIDPRRSNAARLPRPTARLFGQAIDHIWRNASVDCGADALFHGGGGDNVFCYLTSCTPYLDSLLVRGPGRSSRATLGDVARLTKVSNGRVKRAALRKMLIEHGRYRWHRDAGFLTSDALALADPWSDHPWFDAVPPRTLPGKRAHVAALIRIQNYLEAIEPERRVPVVAPLMSQQVMEVCLRVPTWIWCEGGVNRAVARAAFRDHLPGMVIDRTSKGGPDAFEIQVMTAHHDTIREMLLEGQLAAHGLIDRKAVTSALEHEGPLRATHYPRLSALVDVEAWLQSWSAIRANGVAAQAWSRSARQR, via the coding sequence ATGACCACCGACTACATTGCGATCATGTCGCCGGATGGAAGCGACGCGCTTGCGGAAGAGCGGAAACGCGTGAGGCCTGGCTATCAAGTCGCTGTCGACCGGCCTGGTCTGTTGGTGTTGACTACCGCGCCAACCGACATCGTCGCGATGATGGGTGGCGATGGCGTCGCCATAGGCACCATGTTTGATCGGTCGGGGCGAGAGGCAGTCGCGACCATCGATCGACCGGCGAGCGCCACGGCACATGACAGCGGGGGCGCTTCGCTTCTTGCGCAGTTCTGGGGCGGATTCGTCGCCATCATCTCCGATCCCGATGGTGGCGTCTCGATCATCCGCGATCCGTCGGGCGAAGTGCCTTGTTATTGGTCCGAATACGGCGGCGTAACCGTCGCCACCTCTCAGCCCCGGGATTGGATCGATAACTACCGAAGGGTCGACTTCGACTGGACGACCGTCGTCGGCCATCTGTTATGGCCCGAACGCCGCAACCGCCAAACCTGTCTTGCCGGCCTGTGCGAGCTGATGCCCGGCGAGCGGCTCGTCGTGCGCCCGAGTGAGACCCGTGTCGATCCGATCTGGCAACCGTGGCGATTCACGGTGCCGGAACTGAGGATCGACGAACGTGAGGACGCGATCGAACTTGTCCGTCGCGCGACACTCAATACGGTTGCCGGTTGGTGCAGGCGCTATCCACGATCGCTGGTCAGCCTGTCCGGCGGATTGGACTCGTCAATCGTTCTGGCGGCCGCACAGGCGCACACAATCGCCGCCGTGACGATCATGACCGACGAGCCGATCGGCGACGAACGGCAGTACGCGCGTGCGGCTGCCGACTATTGCGCCGTGCCGCTGATCGAACGATCGCTTCACATCGACACGATCGACCCGCGCCGATCAAATGCCGCTCGTCTTCCGCGCCCCACGGCACGGCTCTTCGGACAGGCAATCGATCACATCTGGCGCAACGCATCGGTCGACTGCGGCGCCGACGCGCTGTTCCATGGCGGCGGCGGCGACAATGTGTTCTGTTACCTGACGTCGTGCACACCGTATCTGGACAGCCTGCTTGTTCGCGGTCCCGGACGGTCGAGCCGTGCTACGCTTGGCGATGTCGCGCGGTTGACGAAGGTCTCGAACGGCCGCGTCAAACGCGCCGCGCTCCGCAAAATGTTGATCGAACACGGCCGCTACCGTTGGCACCGCGATGCAGGCTTCCTCACGAGTGATGCCCTGGCGCTGGCCGATCCGTGGTCAGACCACCCATGGTTCGACGCTGTCCCGCCGAGGACACTGCCTGGCAAGCGCGCGCATGTCGCCGCGCTCATCAGGATACAGAATTATCTTGAGGCAATCGAACCGGAGCGTCGCGTGCCGGTCGTCGCTCCGCTCATGTCGCAGCAGGTGATGGAAGTCTGTCTACGCGTGCCGACATGGATATGGTGCGAGGGGGGTGTCAATCGCGCGGTCGCGCGCGCCGCGTTCCGGGACCATTTGCCCGGAATGGTTATCGACCGGACAAGCAAGGGCGGTCCAGACGCGTTCGAAATTCAGGTGATGACCGCTCACCATGACACCATCCGCGAGATGCTGCTCGAGGGGCAGCTGGCCGCACACGGGCTGATCGATCGAAAAGCGGTAACGTCGGCGCTGGAGCATGAAGGGCCGCTCCGAGCAACGCACTATCCCCGGCTGTCAGCACTCGTCGACGTGGAAGCCTGGTTGCAGAGCTGGAGCGCTATCCGTGCCAACGGTGTCGCTGCGCAAGCCTGGTCGCGAAGCGCGCGCCAGCGCTGA